One genomic region from Vitis riparia cultivar Riparia Gloire de Montpellier isolate 1030 chromosome 17, EGFV_Vit.rip_1.0, whole genome shotgun sequence encodes:
- the LOC117904319 gene encoding transcription factor bHLH47: MDPEVPPPLVDKVNVVAENPLTRSCPTKNNQRKVPKRVHKAVREKLKREHLNDLFLELANALDFTHQNTGKAFILCEAIRLVKDTIAQIDCLKKENAALFSESHYVNIEKNELRDENSVLEAQIEKLQTEIKERAALYKPGLNSAPSEFQQTEVTQHCPGSSLRFPSADQALQQSSVVGPVLVVPFASDLRAYPEADAPRSISIVSKPHARYPTPGDSWPSQVLGDQPTARQKF; encoded by the exons ATGGATCCAGAGGTTCCGCCTCCCTTAGTTGACAAGGTCAATGTGGTGGCAGAGAATCCATTAACTAG GTCTTGTCCTACTAAAAACAATCAGAGAAAAGTTCCTAAAAGGGTTCACAAGGCCGTGAGAGAGAAACTGAAGCGGGAGCATTTGAATGACCTCTTTCTTGAGCTGGCCAATGCACTTG ATTTTACTCATCAGAACACTGGAAAGGCCTTTATATTGTGTGAAGCTATTCGGCTAGTGAAGGACACAATTGCTCAGATTGATTGCCTCAAAAAGGAGAATGCAGCTCTGTTTTCTGAATCTCACTAC GTGAACATTGAGAAGAATGAGTTGAGAGATGAGAATTCTGTTCTAGAAGCTCAGATTGAGAAACTTCAAACTGAGATCAAAGAGAGAGCAGCCCTGTATAAACCTGGCCTCAACTCTGCTCCCTCCGAATTTCAGCAAACAGAAGTGACCCAACACTGTCCAGGAAGCTCCCTGAGATTTCCTTCTGCAGATCAAGCACTACAGCAATCATCTGTTGTGGGTCCTGTCCTTGTCGTCCCCTTCGCCTCTGATCTCCGAGCTTATCCTGAGGCAGACGCTCCCCGGTCAATCTCAATCGTGAGCAAGCCACATGCCAGGTATCCAACTCCAGGGGATTCGTGGCCCTCTCAAGTTTTAGGAGATCAGCCGACAGCCAGACAGAAATTTTAG
- the LOC117905240 gene encoding HVA22-like protein a isoform X2, translating to MGSGTGNFLKVVLKNIDVLAGPVVSLAYPLLPFWPYAKLIATCWLVIPYFSGAAYVYEHFVRPLFVNPRTVNIWYVPRKKDVFSKPDDILTAAEKYIQENGPDAFENIINRVDRESKSRGSNYAIF from the exons ATGGGATCTGGTACTGGAAATTTTCTCAAGGTGGTGCTAAAAAACATTGATGTTCTTGCCGG GCCTGTCGTTAGTCTTGCTTATCCTCT GCTCCCTTTTTGGCCATATGCAAAGCTGATTGCAACTTGCTGGTTGGTCATACCCTACTTCAGTGGTGCTGCATATGTTTATGAGCATTTTGTGAGACCTCTCTTTGTTAATCCACGAACTGTTAACATCTGGTATGTTCCAAGGAAGAAGGATGTCTTCAGTAAACCAGATGACATTCTAACTGCTGCGGAGAAATACATTCAAGAGAATGGACCAGATGCATTTGAGAATATCATTAACAGG GTGGATAGGGAATCCAAGTCCAGAGGTAGCAACTATGCTATTTTTTGA
- the LOC117905240 gene encoding HVA22-like protein a isoform X1, with product MGSGTGNFLKVVLKNIDVLAGPVVSLAYPLYASIRAIETKSPVDDQQWLTYWVLYSMITLFELTFAKVIEWLPFWPYAKLIATCWLVIPYFSGAAYVYEHFVRPLFVNPRTVNIWYVPRKKDVFSKPDDILTAAEKYIQENGPDAFENIINRVDRESKSRGSNYAIF from the exons ATGGGATCTGGTACTGGAAATTTTCTCAAGGTGGTGCTAAAAAACATTGATGTTCTTGCCGG GCCTGTCGTTAGTCTTGCTTATCCTCT ATATGCCTCAATTAGGGCAATTGAGACTAAGTCCCCTGTTGATGATCAGCAATGGCTCACATACTGGGTTTTGTATTCTATGATCACACTCTTCGAGCTCACCTTTGCTAAAGTCATTGAATG GCTCCCTTTTTGGCCATATGCAAAGCTGATTGCAACTTGCTGGTTGGTCATACCCTACTTCAGTGGTGCTGCATATGTTTATGAGCATTTTGTGAGACCTCTCTTTGTTAATCCACGAACTGTTAACATCTGGTATGTTCCAAGGAAGAAGGATGTCTTCAGTAAACCAGATGACATTCTAACTGCTGCGGAGAAATACATTCAAGAGAATGGACCAGATGCATTTGAGAATATCATTAACAGG GTGGATAGGGAATCCAAGTCCAGAGGTAGCAACTATGCTATTTTTTGA